Below is a window of Candidatus Krumholzibacteriia bacterium DNA.
GATCTCGTTGCCCGACACCGCGACGTCGTCCTCGACCAGGTAGAGCAGGATGGCCTGCCCGCCGTCGCTGCCCTTGAACTCCTCGGCGCCGAACATGAACGTGGCGTCGCGCGGGGTCACGCGCTGCACCTCGTCGCGCGCGAGCAGCGTGGCGATCTTCTCGCGGTTGGCCATCGACAGCGGATAGCCGCCGAAGTTCGACATGAAGGGGCCGAGCAGGGCGCTGAACGGCCGGTTCGGGTTCAGATCGCCGGGCAGCGGCGCCTCGTCGGCGTCCTCGGCCGCCGCCGTGATCACGCTGTCGGCGTCGGCCGTCTCGGCGTCGGCATCGCGGGCCTCGATCACCGAGGCCAGTACGCGGTCGATCCGGTCGACCACGTTCTGCACCTCGTTGCCCTCGCGCACGAGCTGGAAGGTGAGCCGCGCGGTGCGTCCGATCAGGGACTTGGCACGCTCCGGGTCCTGCAGACCGGGTAGCTGCACCACCACGCGCGAGTCGCCCTCCTTGCGGATGTCGGGTTCGGACACGCCGAACTCGTCGATCCGGTTACGCAGCACCGTGATCACGCGGTCGAGGGCTTCGGAGCGGCTGATGTCCATGTCGGACTCTTCCAGCTGCTCCTGGTCGACCTCGAGGATCAGGTACATGCCGCCGGCCAGGTCGAGGCCGCGGCGGATCGCCCGGTCCTCGAGGGACTCCACGGCGTCCTCGCTCATGTCCTCGGTGCCCAGGGCCAGTTGGATCGTGGGCAGCAGGGTCCACAGCGAGGCCACGACCGCGACGACGATGATGGCGAGCTTGATCTGGATCGAACGTTTCATCGGGCGTCCCTGGGCGAGCGCGAACGAGAGTTCCCCGGGGCCGGATCGGCGTCGGGACGGGCTCGGGCGCGCGCTCGTCGGTGGATGGGGCAGATGATCGAGGAGTCGGAAAAACCGGCGACCGCACAGTCGCCGGAAAACCCGTCAAGTATACCCTCGCGGTCGAGCGTGTCAAACCGCCCGGGCCCGGCCGGGAGGCGTGGATCAGAATGCGAGATCGTGGATCAGCGCGCTGATGGGCACCAGGGCCACGCCCTCGTCCGCGAGTCGAGGCAGGATCCGCTCCAGGCCGTCGATGGTGGCATCGTTCACGTGGCCGATCCCGACCGCCCAGCCTCGATCACGGGCCCGCCGCATCAGGAAACGCAGCCGCTCCACCACGAGTTCCACGTCGGCCCCGCCGGCGTCGAGGAAG
It encodes the following:
- the secD gene encoding protein translocase subunit SecD, which codes for MKRSIQIKLAIIVVAVVASLWTLLPTIQLALGTEDMSEDAVESLEDRAIRRGLDLAGGMYLILEVDQEQLEESDMDISRSEALDRVITVLRNRIDEFGVSEPDIRKEGDSRVVVQLPGLQDPERAKSLIGRTARLTFQLVREGNEVQNVVDRIDRVLASVIEARDADAETADADSVITAAAEDADEAPLPGDLNPNRPFSALLGPFMSNFGGYPLSMANREKIATLLARDEVQRVTPRDATFMFGAEEFKGSDGGQAILLYLVEDDVAVSGNEIENAVIGPDPDRPSMQLVNLTLTRRGGLRFANVTGANINRKLAIVLDGRVHSAPNIQSKISGGRATISGGFDSIQEAQDLALMLRAGALPADVQIAEERTVGPSLGADSVDQGVRSILIGGAAVIVFIIIYYKVAGLLATAGLTLTLMLLLAILAQFGLVLTLPGIAGIILTVGMAVDANVLIFERIREELRNGKNVRAAIDAGYAQATRAIVDANVTTFIAAFVLYYFGTGPIRGFAVTLSVGILTSMFSALVFTRTIYDLWLGSRQPKGLSI